In the Penaeus chinensis breed Huanghai No. 1 chromosome 31, ASM1920278v2, whole genome shotgun sequence genome, one interval contains:
- the LOC125041800 gene encoding ubiquinol-cytochrome-c reductase complex assembly factor 1-like → MLRNSLSRLLQSRRITEPARNVMVLSSLASQKFGMCIPVSQSSFITNTLWSTAYLPNTMPQYTSKRYSSTDASLFKRFIKKMGLLKYSRTKLKRSGFLLYSDLTEKVRVDEFVEVCELPDTFYSWFLVTELHIWMLMVRLMAEGNEGRFTRNALIEALWEDADARSKKLGAASLSIRKEQMEAINSSFQAALFGYDEALIEDDRVLAGALWRRLFSKKCEDPERLECCVHYVRRQIALLDSLSREEILMDCKVKWVPLLERD, encoded by the exons ATGTTACGAAACAGTTTGTCAAGATTATTGCAATCAAGAAGAATAACTGAACCAGCCAGAAATGTCATGGTTTTATCATCACTTGCATCACAGAAATTTGGCATGTGCATTCCAGTTTCTCAGAGCAGTTTTATAACAAATACTCTGTGGTCAACTGCATACCTTCCCAACACTATGCCTCAGTACACAAGCAAGAGATATTCAAGCACAGATGCAAGTTTGTTCAAACGCTTCATAAAAAAGATGGGACTCTTAAAATATTCAAGGACG AAACTGAAAAGGTCTGGTTTTCTCCTGTATTCTGACTTGACTGAGAAAGTGAGGGTTGATGAATTTGTTGAGG TTTGTGAGCTCCCAGACACATTTTACTCCTGGTTTTTGGTTACTGAGCTTCACATTTGGATGCTGATGGTGAGGCTCATGgctgagggaaatgaaggaagattCACCAGAAATGCTCTCATAGAGGCATTGTGGGAAGATGCAGATGCGAGATCAAAAAAGCTTGGG GCAGCATCTTTAAGCATACGGAAAGAACAAATGGAAGCAATCAATTCCTCATTCCAAGCGGCTTTGTTTGGATACGATGAAGCCCTGATTGAAGATGACCGTGTCTTAGCAGGTGCTCTGTGGCGTAGGCTGTTCTCTAAGAAGTGTGAAGATCCAGAGAGGCTGGAGTGTTGTGTGCATTATGTTAGGAGACAG attGCATTGCTGGACAGCTTATCTCGAGAAGAAATTTTGATGGATTGCAAAGTAAAATGGGTTCCACTTCtggagagagattaa
- the LOC125042158 gene encoding uncharacterized protein LOC125042158, whose translation MEINENVNKEGLQDDKVNKNREEEEEEEGKVTDKHVTRCTSLVDAYHTALSVRLNCDSSNHQKHGETLVVRECKRACPLKGHLAKVDTRRHQRSKNTVERQTPPRISTPRFGRTSSTHTSPGWACELRRPSELEHRAQTGQPINTRVAPSPPFVRQVLSKCAASRGIHTLVLRGGRGCAEHLTSTRPQRYDRFCESLAQRARTAPASHGSPIWYNPKKTTPNHKKPPITHKNQTQITYATRGQRKRPGKQMIAPTSVNTRNKQPQGHMSLHLISEPHKTTQAKAARRQPVRKHAHYSTREHKYNHSAEETKTKSPNLNIFSTNIQKSRIPPISDLNGRHDVPLQLELTPRSTLDSATHYTAPPSNTSAYALSVHEGHQETVTFFIDDLPPQAAGDLLIQEIQSDHLDHIAISPSKIPLAEAESQGLLERSENNTLEGSFNVSGKFLGFTKIKFVLSNGNDEELVESEPVSVKVQRGQRVLDKIFIHVVIAMVIVAYINMGCAIDLQVIKQTLRKPVAPAIGLASQYLFMPLASYAIGYGLFGSAPEMWLGLFLTGCSPGGGGSNMWTYLLDGSLDLSVTMTFISTVGAFLALPMWVYALARTIFQDGHFSKLPYKNIAMLVVGLVLPLSIGLVIKRCSPRVALVMKRLLKPISIIFILFMMTFGVYANLYIFAFFSWKVALAGILLPWLGFLFGAVASLVCRRSWEEAIAISIETGVQNTGLSIGILKVALQEFAPLGDITMVIPVAVATMTPIPLTIAYIAKRIRECRAKKTTYEIDCPEDYEDDMKNQLHLSPSSTSSLHKDANDNSKAVLA comes from the exons ATGGAAATCAACGAGAACGTGAACAAAGAAGGACTGCAAGA TGACAAGGTGAATAAGaatcgagaagaagaagaagaagaagaaggtaaagtaACAGATAAACACGTGACTAGATGTACGAGTCTAGTTGATGCGTATCACACAGCATTAAGTGTACGTCTGAATTGTGACTC ATCAAACCATCAAAAGCACGGAGAGACCTTAGTGGTCAGAGAGTGCAAGCGCGCGTGTCCACTCAAGGGCCACCTTGCGAAGGTCGACACGCGAAGGCACCAAAGGAGCAAGAATACTGTGGAAAGACAG ACTCCACCGCGGATCTCGACGCCACGCTTTGGGCGGACTAGCAGTACGCACACCTCGCCCGGTTGGGCGTGCGAGCTCAGGAGACCATCCGAGCTGGAGCACCGTGCCCAGACGGGCCAG CCAATTAACACCCGGGTCGCGCCGTCGCCCCCGTTCGTACGACAGGTTCTGTCTAAATGCGCGGCCAGCCGCGGGATCCACACTCTAGTCCTCCGCGGGGGGCGCGGCTGCGCGGAGCACCTCACATCAACTCGACCGCAGAGATATGACCGTTTTTGT GAGTCTCTAGCACAACGCGCACGAACTGCACCTGCATCACATGGGTCACCCATATGGTACAATCCCAAGAAAACTACACCTAATCACAAGAAACCCCCTATCACGCACAAAAACCAAA CACAAATCACTTACGCCACACGTGGGCAAAGGAAGAGACCCGGTAAACAAATGATCGCGCCTACATCGGTGAACACAAGGAACAAACAACCACAAGGCCATATGTCACTTCACCTCATCTCCGAACC ACACAAGACGACACAGGCAAAAGCCGCACGGCGCCAACCAGTCAGAAAACACGCACACTACTCCACACGCGAGCACAAGTACAACCATAGCGCCGAAGAGACCAAAACCAAAAGTCC AAATCTCAACATATTCTCCACAAACATCCAGAAGTCACGAATCCCGCCCATATCCGATCTTAACGGACGGCACGATGTGCCCCTTCAGCTTGAATTAACTCCCCGTAGCACGCTAG ACTCAGCCACTCACTATACCGCCCCGCCGAGCAACACCTCCGCCTACGCCCTCAGCGTGCACGAGGGACACCAGGAGACCGTCACCTTCTTCATCGACGACCTTCCTCCTCAGGCTGCTGGTGACCTTCTGATCCAG GAAATACAAAGTGATCATTTAGACCACATAGCCATATCTCCAAGTAAGATTCCATTGGCCGAGGCAGAGTCCCAGGGCCTTTTAGAACGTTCAGAAAACAACACCCTAGAGGGCTCTTTCAACGTCTCTGGGAAGTTCCTGGGCTTTACCAAGATCAAGTTTGTCCTCAGCAATGGCAATGATGAGGAACTTGTGGAGAGTGAGCCTGTCAGTGTCAAG GTGCAACGTGGCCAACGGGTGCTTGATAAAATCTTCATCCATGTTGTTATTGCAATGGTTATTGTAGCGTATATCAACATGGGCTGTGCCATAGACTTACAGGTTATCAAACAGACCCTTCGTAAGCCTGTCGCCCCTGCTATAGGCTTGGCTTCGCAGTACTTATTTATGCCATTG GCCTCATATGCCATTGGCTACGGCTTGTTCGGCAGCGCCCCGGAGATGTGGTTGGGTCTGTTCCTGACTGGCTGCTCTCCGGGTGGCGGCGGATCCAACATGTGGACTTACTTACTGGACGGTTCCCTTGACTTATCTGTCACCATGACCTTCATCTCGACTGTTGGGGCATTCCTGGCACTGCCTATGTGGGTCTATGCTCTGGCAAGGACCATCTTCCAAG ATGGACATTTCTCGAAACTTCCCTACAAGAATATTGCCATGTTAGTGGTTGGCCTTGTGCTGCCTCTGTCCATTGGCTTGGTGATCAAGCGCTGCTCGCCTCGGGTTGCGCTCGTCATGAAGCGCCTTCTGAAGcccatctccatcatcttcattCTGTTCATGATGACCTTTGGAGTTTACGCCAACCTCTACATTTTTGCTTTCTTCAGCTGGAAG GTTGCTCTTGCTGGCATTCTGCTTCCCTGGCTTGGCTTCCTGTTTGGTGCCGTGGCATCCCTCGTGTGCAGGCGCAGCTGGGAGGAAGCCATTGCCATCAGTATTGAGACTGGTGTGCAGAATACAGGCCTGTCCATAGGCATCCTCAAG GTTGCCCTTCAGGAATTTGCTCCGCTGGGAGACATTACCATGGTGATTCCCGTTGCCGTGGCCACCATGACCCCAATACCTCTGACCATTGCGTACATTGCCAAGCGGATCCGCGAGTGCAGGGCCAAGAAAACAACCTATGAGATTGATTGCCCTGAGGATTATGAGGATGACATGAAAAACCAGCTgcatctttctccctcatccacaTCGTCACTCCACAAGGATGCCAACGATAATTCAAAAGCTGTTTTGgcttaa